The genomic segment GACGCCCACCAACAGTATTTCGACCGGACGAACGTCCTCCAGACGACGTTCGAGACGGCGTCCGGCGAGTTGACCGTCACCGATTTCATGCCGGTCATCGGCGAAGCGGTCGCCGACGAGCATCCGGACCAGGCTATCTATCGGAAGGTGACCTGTACCGAGGGGACGGTGGACGTGGAAGCGACGTTCGCGCCTCGGTTCGATTACGCCCGTTCCGAGACGTCGCTGGAATCGACGTCCGGCGGGATTCGCGCGACCGGAGACGGGGACGGCGAGAGCGCGTTCCTCTCGACGCCGACTTCGATGGTCATCGAGGACGGCGCGGCCCACGCCTCGTACTCGCTCGACGCGAACGAGACTCACTGGTACGTGTTCCAGTACGACAGCCACGAACCGATGGGAGGGAGTTCCTGCCGCGAGTTGCTCGACGAGACCATCGAGTACTGGCACGACTGGAGTCACAGTTGTAGCGGGTCGGACTGTCCGTTCGAGGAGATAGGCCACGACCACGTCATCCGATCCGGTCTCGTGCTCAAACTGCTCACGCGGATGGACACCGGGAGCATCTGTGCGGCACCGACGACCTCCCTTCCGGAGAACATCGGCGGGGTTCGAAACTGGGACTATCGGTTTAGCTGGATTCGGGACAGCGCGTTCACCGTGCAGGCGCTGACGCATCTCGGCTACACGACGGCGGCCGACGAGTATCTCAACGACTACATGGAACTAAGCCGTTCGACGGACCCCGAGGACCTCCAACCGCTGTACGGACTGGATCACCGTTCGGACCTCGAAGAGGAGACGCTCGACCATCTCGCGGGCTATCGCGGTTCCAAGCCCGTCCGAGTCGGGAACGACGCGTCGAGCCAGTTCCAACTGGACATCTACGGCGAACTCGTTCAGACGGTTTACCAGATGGCGCTGTCGGACGAGGGGGTCGTCGACGAAGATTTGAGCACCGTCAGGGACATCGCCGAGTTCGTCTGTGAGACGTGGGACGACCCGGATTCGGGGATTTGGGAACCGCGGCGGGAACCGACCCACTACGTCTACTCGAAGGTGATGTGCTGGTCAGCAACTCGACCGCGCCATCGACCTGGCCGAACGGGAAGGCCTCGACGCACCGCTCGGCAGTTGGCGGGAACAGCGGGAGGAGATACGGGACGTGGTGATCGAACGGGGATTCGACGAGGAGTACGACAGCTTCACGCAGACGTTCGATGGTGATCGAATCGACGCGACCGGACTCCTGATCCCACAGACCGGATTCCTGCCGATAGACGACGAGCGAGTCCAAGGAACAATCGAGGCCGTCAGGGAACACCTCACGACGCCCGACGGGTTCGTGTATCGGTATCAGGAAGGCGGCGACCAGATGCCCGGAAAGGAGGGCGCGTTCATCCTCTGTTCGTTCTGGCTCGTCTCCGCGCTCGCCCAATCCGGGGAGGTGGAGCGCGCCGAGGAGATATTCGAGAACGTCTTGGAAACCACGAGTTCGGTCGAACTGTTCTCGGAACAGGTCGACGTCGAACGGGAGGAACTCCTCGGGAACTACCCGCAGGCGTTCAGTCATATCGGCCTCATCAACAGCGCGCTCTACATCGCGGAGGCCAAGCGGGACGACTTTTCGGTCGAATCGATGGGAATGAACGGGACACAGCAAGGGTCACGGACGGGTGACGACTGGACGGGCGAACATCGAACGGCCGAGACGGAATAGTCCCTACTCCCCGTCGAGGACTTCCGCGGAGTTGTCCCGCGGTTTGTAGTCGATGGACCGGAGCGTGTGCGTGAGCGAGAGACAGCGGTCGTCGTTGCGCGAAATCGCGTGAACCGCGACCGGGTTCTCCTTCAGTTCGGAAAGCGCGGCGGCGCGCAGCGCCCTGTGACAGTCGGGCTTGCTGAGCCACATCGCACGGGCGAAGCGCGCGTTCGCCTCCGGATAGTCGGTCTCGGGGTTCTCCTGTGAGTCGCGCAGTTCGTCGCGCGACATCAGCCACCCGATCCTGAGGTTCACCGTTTCGATGTCGTGCTGGTAGGCGAATCGGTTGCCGATAGCCTCGCTCGATACTTTCGTCACGCCGTACCACGAATCCGGGTGCGGCGGTGCGTCGTGCTGGAGTGCAGGCGCGTCCTCGTACATCGTCTCCGGTTCGTCGGGGGCCACGGTCTCTCGGCCGTTGATGGCGTGATTCGAACTCGCGTACACCACTCGGTCGAGTCCGTTCTCGATGGCCGCCGTGTACGCGTTGTAGGTTCCTTGGATGTTCACCGGGGTCAAATCGTCCCACTCGGCGTACGGCGAGGGATTCGCCGCGAGGTGAATCAGAACGTCCTCGTCCGAGAGCGCATCGACGAACGCGTCTCGGTTCGTCACGTCGACCGGGATGCTGTCCATGTCGTCCTGTTCCGTGCGCGTGATGAGGGTGAGTTCGTGTGGAGTGTCGTCGAACGCTTCGATGACCTCCCGACCCACGTTTCCGGACGCGCCGGTAACCGCAATACGTGCCATATCGACAGGTCATGGGCCAACGGGACATATGTGGTGGCCGCCATAGCCAGCAGTTTTTATGTCACTGATGGAAACTGATTTACAATAGTTGAAACGAATTGCGGACATGCCCTCCGACGAACCGTACTTCTCGCGCCGCCAACTGATCGGTGTAGGGACGGTTGCCGCCCTCGGCGCGTGGTACGTTCGCCCCTCCCGATTCACGAGCGAGCAGTCGCTCGACCGACCGATTCCGCGGAAAACGTGGCCGACTTTCGGCCGAGATGTCTCCCGGTCGGAATACGTGCCGACGCTGTTCGCCTACGTGCTGGTCGTGCGAACCGACTGGTGAGCGTCCGAATCGCTGTCACCGTCGGAGTCGGAATCGTCGTCGCGGTCCGAATCCCCGTCGTCCCGGTCGCTGTCGGAATCGCCATCGAGTCCGGCGGAGTACGTCTCGTCGTATTTTACCAGGTCCGCCCATCCGTCGTCCCCGTGGGCGCAGTGTTGACACATGGTATCGGAGAACGTCGGACGAAAGGATAAGGCTTTGTGTGAAAGCGGCCGTTTCAGCGAGAGGAGACGTTCAAACAACGACCCCGGTCTTTATTCTCTTGTGGTGTGTACATCGGTTTGTCATGGTAGACGTAGCAGTCATCGGCGGCGGCCCCGCCGGTCTGAGCGCGGCGCTGTTCACACAGAAGAACGGGCTCGAAACGATGGTGTTCGACACCGACGAGACGTGGATGCACAAGGCACACCTGTTCAACTACCTCGGGATTCGGAGCATCAAGGGAACCGAGTTCATGTCCATCGCTCGCGGACAGGTCGAGGACCGTGGCGCGACCATCGAGCAAGGAGAAGAAGTCACGAGCGTCGAGGAGAACGGCGACGGCTTTACCGTCACGACCGACGACGGCGGGTACGATGCGATGTACGTCGTCTTCGCGACGGGCAACGACCACAGTCTCGCCGAGTCGCTCGGCTGTGAGTTGACCGACGACGACGTCGTGGATGTCGACGTGACGATGAGAACCAGCGTCGAGAACGCCTACGCGACAGGTGCGATGGTCCGTACCGGGGAGTACGAGGCCGTCATCTCGGCCGGTGACGGCGGCGCGGCGGCGCTCAACATCCTCTCGAAGGAGAAGGGCGAACACTTCCACGACTTCAACGTCCCCGGCGACGTGCCAACGCTCGGTGACGACGAGGCGTCGGACTGACGGGACGAGTTCCGCTTCCGAACGTCCGATAGCACTCATTCAATAGCACTCATCCAATACCACTATTTCCGTTGCCCGCGTTGGGGGAACCGATGTACGATTCGATCCTCGTTCCGACGGATGGAAGCGGCGGAGAACAGCAGTTTGTCGAGGAGGCGATTTCGCTCGCAGAGCTGACGGGCGCGACGGTGCACGTCGTCCACGTCGTCGATAGCGGCCTCGCGGAGTCGCTCTCGAAATCGACCCGATCGATGGTGAACGACGACCTGAAAACATCGGGCGAAACGGCGATCGGGTCGATAGTCGGGGCGGCCGAGCGCGCGGACTCGAAACCGAGTCGACTGTCCTGCACGGTAACCCCGCCGAGGAAATCGTCGAGTACGCCGAGGAGAACGACATCGACGCCATCGTCATGGGAACCCACGCGAACAAGGGCGTCAGCCATCTCGTCCTCGGGAGCGTCACCGAACGCGTCATTCGGCTATCGACGGTGCCGGTGCTGGCCGTCAACCTGACCGAGCACCACTCGTCCGAGCACCACTGATTAGGTCCTCGGCGACGAAGGAAATCCATGACGAACCGGCGGGTTGCGACGCTCGGCGTCCTGCTCGGGATTTCCTCGGCGGCAATCGACGGCACCATCGTCAGCACGGCGATGCCGACCGTCGTCCAGTCGCTGGGCGGACTGCAACTGTACGCGTGGGCGTTCGCGGCCTACATGCTGTTCGCGGCGGTGTCGATGCCGCTGTACGGCCGCCTCGCCGACATCTACGGGCGAAAGCGGTTGTTCTTCGTCGGAGCGGGCATCTTCGTCGGCGGGAGCGCGCTGTGCGGCGCGGCGGGAAGCATGCTCGAACTGGTCGCGTTTCGCTCCTTGCAAGGGATCGGTGCGGGCGCGATGTTCGCCATCCCGTACACCATCCTCGGCGTCGTGTACCCGCCCGAAGAACGCGGCCGTGCCATCGGCCTCGGGAGCACGGTCTGGGGAATTTCGAGCGTCATCGGTCCCCTGCTCGGGTTCCTCATCGTCTCGACCATCGGGTGGCGCGGCGTGTTCTATCTGAGCGTGCCGGTCGGACTGCTGGCCGTCCTCCTCGTCTGGGTTTCGCTGGACGAATCGACCGGGAGCGCCGAGCGCGATATCGATTTCCTCGGCGCGGCCGTCCTCTCCGTGGCCGTCGGAACGCTCCTCGTCGGACTCCAACTGCTCGAAACGACGAGTTCGTGGGCACTACCGTTAATCGTCGTCGGAATCGTCGGCTTCGGCGCGTTCTACGCCGTCGAGAAGCGGGCGAGCCAACCCATCGTCCCCCTCTCGATGTTCGACGACACGGTGTTCATCACGACGAACGTGACCGGATTCCTCACGAGTTTCGTCCTCTTCGCGGCGATCACGTACGTTCCGCTGTACCTCCAGAGCGTCCAAGGCGGTGCCGAAAGCGCCGCGCTGGCCGTCTTCCCCATCTCCATCGGGTGGTCGGGGACGAGTTTCCTCTCCGGACGACTGGTGAACCGAGTCGGCGTGCAACGACTCGCCACCGTCGGGAGTAGCCTGCTGGTCGTGAGCTTCGGCGTCGCAACCGTCCTCTGGACGGCGACGACGCCGGTTCCGGTGGTCGTCGTCAACGTGTTCGTGATGGGCGTCGGGATGGGGATGGTGACGCCGCCGCTACTGACGGCGATTCAGAACCACTTCGGCACCGAACTGATGGGCGTCGTCACCTCCTCCCAACAGTTCTTCCGTAACCTCGGCGGGACGATGGGCGTCGCGCTGCTCGGCTTCGCGCTGAACCTCGTCATTCAAAATCGGCTCGCGGCAACGTCCAACATCGCCAACGTCGGCGAACTCCAACAACGGTTGCTCGGGTCGGCCACACCGCCCGCCGGGTTGGCCTCGATTCTAACGGACGGCCTGACGACCGTGTTCGGGCTTTCGGTGGTCGTCTCGATACTCGCAGTCGGTTTCGCGTACTATATTCCCAGAAAGCGCGCCGAGTCGTCTGGACAAGCGACGGCCGGAGACTGAATGCGGAATCGACGGCGACGAGACGTGTTTGATGGCTTTGTGATTTCCGCAACTACGAACATGACCCCGAAAGCCCCCGCCCGTTCGCGGTCGCTGTGCAGGATATCCACGCTCTCCACAACGCCCGCGCGAATAGAGCCTCCACAGCGACTAGAGCAAGCACGAGCGGGCGGGGGCTTTCGAGGTAGTCTACGTTCCAGTAACTGCAATCATACACCAGCCAAACACCGTTTTTCGAAGCGAGTACAGTCGGAGCGAAACTCCAAGTGTTGACGGGTCTCCAAAATTTCCCAAGCCCGCGGCTATTTGTGCCATCTCCCCAAACCACCATCCATGTCAGACCGCGCTTCGAGGACCTCGTCGTCGGCGACCGACAGACGTTCGGCAGTTACACCGTCACCGAGGAGGAAATCCTCTCATTCGCCGAGCAGTACGACCCGCAGGAGTTTCACGTCGATCTGGAGGCCGCCGAGGAGTCGATGTTCGGCGAACTCGTCGCCAGCGGGTGGCACAGCACGGCCATCTCGATGCGAATTCTCGTGGATAACTTCTTTGCGAACAGCGGGAGTTTGGGTTCGCCCGGCGTCGAATCCGTGACGTGGCCCGCTCCGGTCAAACCAGGTGAAACGCTCTCGCTGACGCTGGAAGTCACCGACAAGCGTACGCTGGAGAGCGACCCGAGTCGCGGCCTCGTCACGTTCTCCCTCGAAATGCAGAACGAGGACGGGGAGACGAAACTCACGATGGACCCGAAGGTGTTCTTCGCGCGGCGGGAGAACGGTAAGTAAAGCGGTTATTTGTCCCTTGGGAACATATTTGCTCGCAACGACGAAAGGGAGGATATGGCTCCCACCCGCCGCCAAACGCTCGCCCTCGCGAACGCGCTCGCCGCCGGGGCGCTCCTCCCCGGTTGTCTCGGGTCGTTCTCGATGGAAAAACCGAACCCGAAGGGAGGACTAATGACCGAAACGCCGGAAAAGACCGTGACAGGAACGGAGAACCCGAATCCCGCGTCGGCGGACGAGAAAGCCATCCGAACGCTCGCCCGGGGAAACACCGCGTTCGGACTGACCCTGCTCTCGTCGCTCGCGGACAATTCTCCGGGGGAAAACCAGTTTTTCTCCCCGTACAGCATCTCCGTCGCGCTGGCGATGACCTACGCGGGCGCTCGCGGCGAGACGCGGAGCGAGATGCACGACGTCCTCCAGTTCCCGCTTGACGGCAACTCGCTTCACGCCGCGTTCGGGAAAACCGACGACGAAATCGAGTCCACGGCGGAGCGGTCCACGGCCGACTCCGACGAAGGGACCCCGTTCCAGTTGACGACGGCGAACGCGGTCTGGGGACAGGACGGCTATCCGTGGCGCGATGACTATCTCGGAACGCTCC from the Haladaptatus sp. R4 genome contains:
- a CDS encoding MFS transporter — encoded protein: MTNRRVATLGVLLGISSAAIDGTIVSTAMPTVVQSLGGLQLYAWAFAAYMLFAAVSMPLYGRLADIYGRKRLFFVGAGIFVGGSALCGAAGSMLELVAFRSLQGIGAGAMFAIPYTILGVVYPPEERGRAIGLGSTVWGISSVIGPLLGFLIVSTIGWRGVFYLSVPVGLLAVLLVWVSLDESTGSAERDIDFLGAAVLSVAVGTLLVGLQLLETTSSWALPLIVVGIVGFGAFYAVEKRASQPIVPLSMFDDTVFITTNVTGFLTSFVLFAAITYVPLYLQSVQGGAESAALAVFPISIGWSGTSFLSGRLVNRVGVQRLATVGSSLLVVSFGVATVLWTATTPVPVVVVNVFVMGVGMGMVTPPLLTAIQNHFGTELMGVVTSSQQFFRNLGGTMGVALLGFALNLVIQNRLAATSNIANVGELQQRLLGSATPPAGLASILTDGLTTVFGLSVVVSILAVGFAYYIPRKRAESSGQATAGD
- a CDS encoding glycoside hydrolase family 15 protein, with the protein product MAEREGLDAPLGSWREQREEIRDVVIERGFDEEYDSFTQTFDGDRIDATGLLIPQTGFLPIDDERVQGTIEAVREHLTTPDGFVYRYQEGGDQMPGKEGAFILCSFWLVSALAQSGEVERAEEIFENVLETTSSVELFSEQVDVEREELLGNYPQAFSHIGLINSALYIAEAKRDDFSVESMGMNGTQQGSRTGDDWTGEHRTAETE
- a CDS encoding NAD(P)-dependent oxidoreductase, with protein sequence MARIAVTGASGNVGREVIEAFDDTPHELTLITRTEQDDMDSIPVDVTNRDAFVDALSDEDVLIHLAANPSPYAEWDDLTPVNIQGTYNAYTAAIENGLDRVVYASSNHAINGRETVAPDEPETMYEDAPALQHDAPPHPDSWYGVTKVSSEAIGNRFAYQHDIETVNLRIGWLMSRDELRDSQENPETDYPEANARFARAMWLSKPDCHRALRAAALSELKENPVAVHAISRNDDRCLSLTHTLRSIDYKPRDNSAEVLDGE
- a CDS encoding FAD-dependent oxidoreductase → MVDVAVIGGGPAGLSAALFTQKNGLETMVFDTDETWMHKAHLFNYLGIRSIKGTEFMSIARGQVEDRGATIEQGEEVTSVEENGDGFTVTTDDGGYDAMYVVFATGNDHSLAESLGCELTDDDVVDVDVTMRTSVENAYATGAMVRTGEYEAVISAGDGGAAALNILSKEKGEHFHDFNVPGDVPTLGDDEASD
- a CDS encoding universal stress protein, producing MHGNPAEEIVEYAEENDIDAIVMGTHANKGVSHLVLGSVTERVIRLSTVPVLAVNLTEHHSSEHH
- a CDS encoding MaoC family dehydratase — its product is MPSPQTTIHVRPRFEDLVVGDRQTFGSYTVTEEEILSFAEQYDPQEFHVDLEAAEESMFGELVASGWHSTAISMRILVDNFFANSGSLGSPGVESVTWPAPVKPGETLSLTLEVTDKRTLESDPSRGLVTFSLEMQNEDGETKLTMDPKVFFARRENGK